The following proteins are co-located in the Corynebacterium kalinowskii genome:
- a CDS encoding MraY family glycosyltransferase, whose amino-acid sequence MGTGAVGVPLREIALVIVVAAAVTFLTTGIIRYIMVRFGKLSEIRERDVHTVPKPRLGGVAMFSGFLSAVYLAGQLPALTRGFKPVTPEMDAVVWAGFIIVLVGVLDDIFELDAVTKLFGQLAGAVVMSLLGLSWTLLYLPVDGGTTLVLDQVQSTVLTTVFTVMLINAINFVDGLDGLAAGLGMIAALAILAFSLTVLYDQGGTVSAYPPAIIAAALVGMCFGFLPHNFEPARIFMGDSGSMLIGLMLAAAATSASGKINMSLYGAADIVAVMSPIIVVVAAVFVPTLDLVMAIVRRLSKGQSPFTADKMHLHHRLLALGHSHRHVVLVLYGWVTVVAFGAVGFTVFPARVALIGIGIGIALAIVWTVIPLRRSRVR is encoded by the coding sequence ATGGGAACCGGGGCAGTGGGCGTACCGCTGCGAGAGATTGCACTGGTCATCGTCGTCGCAGCAGCGGTAACTTTCCTGACCACCGGAATTATTCGGTACATCATGGTGCGCTTTGGGAAGCTTTCCGAAATCCGCGAACGTGATGTCCATACCGTGCCCAAGCCACGCCTGGGCGGGGTAGCGATGTTTTCCGGATTCTTGTCAGCGGTCTATCTTGCTGGGCAGCTGCCTGCGCTCACTCGAGGATTCAAACCAGTTACCCCAGAAATGGATGCGGTGGTGTGGGCCGGGTTCATCATCGTGTTAGTGGGCGTGCTCGATGACATCTTCGAACTCGATGCCGTCACCAAGCTGTTCGGGCAGCTCGCCGGTGCGGTTGTGATGAGTCTGTTGGGCCTGTCCTGGACCCTGTTGTACTTGCCTGTCGACGGCGGCACGACGCTCGTGCTCGACCAAGTCCAGTCTACTGTCTTGACAACGGTGTTCACGGTCATGCTGATCAATGCGATTAACTTTGTCGACGGCCTGGACGGTCTGGCCGCTGGGCTTGGGATGATCGCGGCCCTGGCGATCCTGGCATTTTCGCTGACCGTCCTCTACGACCAAGGGGGCACTGTCTCCGCCTATCCGCCGGCCATCATTGCCGCGGCACTCGTCGGGATGTGCTTTGGTTTCCTGCCGCACAACTTTGAGCCCGCCCGCATCTTCATGGGGGATTCCGGCTCGATGCTCATCGGCCTGATGCTTGCTGCTGCGGCGACCTCGGCTTCCGGCAAGATCAACATGAGTCTTTATGGCGCTGCGGACATCGTGGCCGTCATGTCGCCGATCATCGTCGTTGTCGCGGCGGTTTTTGTGCCGACCTTGGATCTGGTCATGGCGATCGTCCGCCGATTGTCCAAGGGGCAGTCGCCGTTCACAGCTGACAAGATGCACCTGCATCACCGGTTGCTAGCTCTGGGGCATTCGCATCGACATGTCGTGCTGGTTTTGTATGGTTGGGTTACCGTTGTTGCTTTCGGGGCTGTGGGCTTCACCGTATTCCCGGCTCGGGTCGCGTTGATTGGCATCGGCATCGGTATTGCGCTGGCGATTGTGTGGACCGTCATCCCGCTGCGTCGATCACGAGTGCGGTAG
- the atpB gene encoding F0F1 ATP synthase subunit A, translating into MKGEFHAPNLDHELFPGHVTSDGNVVGLWLTDIANNWFVLDRLMLIRLLMTLILAVFFVIAMRSPKLIPSGMQNFAELCLDFVRIHIAEDILGKKEGRRFLPVIATIFFLVLFMNAPTVIPGLNISPNVRIGMPLVLALFGYVVFIYAGAKRYGFFKYMKSSVVIPNLPPLLHILVVPLEFFSTFIMRPATLTLRLMANMLAGHVILVLLFSATNFFFWQFNGWTAMSAVTILAAIAFTLFEILVVFLQAYIFALLVAVYIELSLHADEH; encoded by the coding sequence ATGAAGGGTGAGTTTCACGCACCTAATCTGGACCATGAACTTTTCCCGGGGCATGTGACTAGTGACGGAAATGTCGTGGGCCTGTGGCTCACCGATATCGCCAACAACTGGTTCGTACTTGATCGTCTGATGCTGATTCGTCTTCTGATGACTCTCATCCTCGCGGTCTTTTTCGTTATCGCAATGCGAAGCCCGAAGCTCATCCCTTCTGGCATGCAGAACTTTGCAGAACTCTGCCTTGACTTCGTGCGTATCCACATCGCCGAGGACATCCTTGGAAAGAAGGAGGGTCGTCGGTTCCTTCCGGTTATCGCGACCATCTTCTTCCTGGTCCTCTTCATGAATGCGCCGACCGTCATTCCTGGTTTGAACATCTCGCCAAACGTACGTATTGGTATGCCTCTCGTACTGGCACTGTTCGGCTACGTTGTCTTCATCTACGCCGGCGCCAAGCGCTACGGCTTCTTCAAGTACATGAAGTCCTCCGTGGTCATTCCAAACCTGCCACCACTGCTTCACATCCTGGTGGTTCCTCTTGAGTTCTTCTCAACGTTCATCATGCGACCTGCCACGCTGACCTTGCGTCTCATGGCGAACATGCTGGCTGGTCACGTCATTCTGGTACTGCTGTTTTCTGCCACGAACTTCTTCTTCTGGCAGTTCAATGGCTGGACCGCAATGTCCGCCGTGACCATCCTGGCCGCGATTGCGTTCACGCTGTTCGAGATTCTGGTCGTCTTCCTGCAGGCATACATTTTTGCCCTGCTGGTTGCCGTCTACATCGAGCTGTCGCTGCACGCAGACGAACACTAA
- a CDS encoding ATP synthase F0 subunit C, whose amino-acid sequence MNELILAQDAAGMTGNIATIGYGIATIGPGLGIGILVGKALEGMARQPEMAGQLRTTMFLGIAFVEALALIGLVAGFILV is encoded by the coding sequence ATGAACGAACTGATCCTCGCTCAGGACGCTGCTGGCATGACCGGTAACATCGCCACCATCGGCTACGGCATCGCTACCATCGGCCCAGGCCTCGGCATCGGCATCCTCGTTGGTAAGGCTCTCGAGGGCATGGCACGCCAGCCAGAGATGGCCGGCCAGCTCCGTACCACCATGTTCCTGGGCATCGCTTTCGTTGAAGCTCTCGCCCTGATCGGCCTTGTCGCCGGCTTCATCCTTGTTTAA
- a CDS encoding F0F1 ATP synthase subunit B, translating to MTNVITYLAAEGGGLPLEKGNSALLPAPYDIVWSLIPLFVVLFIFGKLVLPKFQEVLAEREDRIKGGIQRAEAAQAEAKAALEKYNAQLAEARAEAAQIREEAREKGKQIIAEMQAEAVENSNRIIAAGEKQLEAQRQQVVSELRQEMGQNSINLAERLIGEQLSDNVKRSGTIDKFLSELDTVAPAGK from the coding sequence ATGACGAACGTCATCACTTATCTCGCGGCCGAGGGAGGTGGACTGCCTCTCGAAAAGGGCAACTCCGCACTTCTTCCGGCTCCATACGACATCGTCTGGTCCCTCATTCCGCTCTTCGTCGTCCTGTTCATCTTCGGCAAGCTCGTACTGCCGAAGTTCCAGGAGGTCCTGGCTGAGCGTGAGGACCGGATCAAGGGGGGCATCCAGCGCGCAGAGGCTGCACAGGCCGAGGCAAAGGCTGCCCTTGAAAAGTACAATGCACAGCTCGCTGAGGCTCGCGCCGAGGCTGCTCAGATCCGTGAAGAAGCCCGTGAAAAGGGCAAGCAGATCATCGCTGAAATGCAGGCAGAGGCTGTTGAAAACAGCAACCGCATCATTGCAGCAGGCGAAAAGCAGCTCGAAGCACAGCGCCAGCAGGTTGTCAGTGAACTGCGTCAAGAAATGGGCCAGAACTCCATCAATCTGGCTGAGCGCCTCATCGGCGAGCAGCTGTCCGACAACGTTAAGCGTTCCGGAACGATCGATAAGTTCCTGTCCGAGCTCGACACTGTGGCTCCGGCCGGAAAGTAG
- a CDS encoding F0F1 ATP synthase subunit delta, with the protein MHAASREALTKTGQTLDQWIQNSDQAIAAASQTGAELFSIVEVLDGDRGLRVAVADSSVTAEQRSGLMRAVFDGKVSQMTLDLAVEAAKLIWSTPREFRTGLVELGRRALLRSAEKQGQLNQVEDELFSLGRILKDEPQLAQLLGDRNTKADRKRELLANVLYGKVTAVTETLAKQAVGRAEANPIDDLVALAGTAAALRGKEVAVVASAEPLDAIQADQLAAKLSRIYGREMSIHTEVDPSLLGGLVIRVGDEVIDGSTSGKLEKLRTSLV; encoded by the coding sequence ATGCACGCAGCTAGCCGCGAAGCACTGACGAAGACCGGACAGACTCTGGATCAGTGGATCCAGAACTCTGACCAGGCGATCGCAGCTGCATCCCAAACCGGTGCTGAATTGTTTAGCATCGTTGAGGTTCTTGACGGCGACCGTGGCTTGCGTGTCGCTGTGGCAGATTCGTCTGTCACCGCTGAGCAGCGTTCGGGCCTGATGCGTGCTGTCTTCGATGGAAAGGTTTCCCAGATGACTCTGGACCTGGCCGTCGAAGCAGCCAAACTCATCTGGTCTACTCCCCGCGAGTTCCGTACGGGACTCGTAGAGCTGGGCCGCCGCGCCCTGCTTCGCTCTGCTGAAAAGCAGGGCCAGCTGAACCAGGTTGAAGATGAACTCTTCAGCCTTGGCCGCATCCTCAAGGATGAGCCACAGTTGGCACAGCTATTGGGAGACCGCAACACGAAGGCTGACCGCAAGCGCGAGCTTTTGGCCAATGTTCTCTACGGCAAGGTAACTGCCGTTACGGAGACGCTGGCTAAGCAGGCAGTCGGACGCGCAGAGGCAAACCCAATCGACGACCTGGTAGCCCTTGCCGGTACCGCAGCTGCGCTGCGTGGCAAGGAAGTTGCAGTAGTCGCCTCGGCGGAGCCACTGGACGCGATTCAGGCTGATCAACTGGCAGCCAAACTGAGCCGAATTTACGGTCGTGAGATGAGCATCCACACTGAGGTTGATCCCAGCCTCCTCGGTGGACTGGTCATCCGCGTTGGCGACGAAGTAATCGACGGAAGCACCTCGGGCAAGCTCGAGAAGCTCCGCACGAGCCTCGTCTAA
- the atpA gene encoding F0F1 ATP synthase subunit alpha, with translation MAELTISSDEIRSAIANYTSSYSPEASREEVGVVISAADGIAQVSGLPSVMANELLEFPNGVIGVAQNLDTDRIGVVILGNYETLTEGDEVKRTGEVLSIPVGDAFLGRVMNPLGMPIDGLGAIEKEEDRVLELQAPSVLQRQPVEEPLATGIKAIDAMTPIGRGQRQLIIGDRKTGKTAVCIDTILNQKANWESGDVDKQVRCIYVAIGQKGSTIAAVRKTLEEHGALEYTTIVAAPASDSAGFKWLAPFAGAALGQHWMYQGKHVLVIYDDLTKQAEAYRAISLLLRRPPGREAYPGDVFYLHSRLLERAAKLSDDMGKGSMTALPIIETKANDVSAFIPTNVISITDGQVFLESDLFNQGVRPAINVGVSVSRVGGAAQTKGMKKVAGSLRLDLASYRDLEAFAAFASDLDAASKAQLQRGQRLVELLKQSENSPQPVEYQIVSIFLAGEGHFDNVPVEDVRRFEVELQDYLKQHAAGVYEQIAGGAALSDESKQALISGTEDFKRIFVTTDGTPVVGEPEEAALAEGDLGKEKLTVSRKVKK, from the coding sequence ATGGCGGAGCTGACGATCTCCTCCGATGAGATCCGTAGCGCGATTGCGAACTACACCTCGAGCTACTCCCCGGAGGCCTCCCGTGAGGAGGTCGGCGTGGTCATTTCGGCAGCTGACGGTATTGCCCAGGTTTCTGGTCTGCCGTCTGTTATGGCGAATGAGCTGCTCGAGTTCCCGAACGGCGTCATCGGCGTCGCACAGAACCTCGATACTGACCGTATCGGCGTTGTAATTTTGGGTAACTACGAGACTCTTACCGAGGGCGACGAAGTAAAGCGGACCGGCGAGGTCCTTTCCATTCCGGTCGGAGATGCATTCCTCGGCCGCGTAATGAACCCACTGGGTATGCCAATCGATGGCCTTGGCGCCATCGAGAAGGAAGAAGATCGCGTACTGGAACTGCAGGCACCTTCCGTGCTGCAGCGCCAGCCGGTCGAAGAACCACTGGCAACCGGTATCAAAGCCATCGATGCGATGACCCCAATCGGTCGTGGTCAGCGCCAGCTGATCATTGGTGACCGTAAGACTGGTAAGACTGCAGTCTGCATCGATACCATCCTGAACCAGAAGGCAAACTGGGAGTCCGGCGACGTTGACAAGCAGGTTCGCTGCATCTATGTCGCTATTGGTCAGAAGGGCTCGACCATTGCCGCAGTTCGCAAGACCCTCGAAGAGCACGGCGCTCTGGAGTACACCACCATCGTGGCAGCTCCAGCCTCTGACTCCGCCGGCTTCAAGTGGCTCGCACCATTCGCAGGTGCAGCACTGGGTCAGCACTGGATGTACCAGGGCAAGCATGTCCTGGTCATTTACGATGATCTGACCAAGCAGGCAGAAGCCTACCGTGCGATTTCCCTGCTGCTGCGCCGCCCACCAGGCCGCGAAGCATACCCAGGCGACGTGTTCTACCTGCACTCCCGTCTGTTGGAGCGTGCTGCAAAGCTTTCCGACGACATGGGCAAGGGCTCCATGACGGCACTGCCGATCATCGAGACGAAGGCAAACGACGTTTCTGCCTTCATTCCTACCAACGTGATTTCCATTACCGACGGCCAGGTCTTCCTCGAGTCCGACCTGTTCAACCAGGGTGTTCGCCCAGCAATTAACGTCGGTGTGTCTGTTTCCCGTGTTGGTGGCGCTGCTCAGACCAAGGGTATGAAGAAGGTTGCAGGTTCCCTGCGTCTTGACCTCGCTTCTTACCGTGACCTCGAAGCATTCGCTGCGTTCGCTTCTGACCTGGATGCTGCATCCAAGGCTCAGCTGCAGCGTGGTCAGCGCCTGGTCGAGCTGCTCAAGCAGTCCGAGAACTCTCCTCAGCCAGTGGAATACCAGATTGTTTCCATCTTCTTGGCTGGCGAAGGCCACTTCGATAACGTTCCCGTCGAAGATGTCCGTCGCTTCGAAGTAGAGCTCCAGGACTACCTGAAGCAGCACGCTGCAGGTGTCTACGAGCAGATCGCCGGCGGTGCTGCACTGTCCGACGAGTCCAAGCA